Proteins co-encoded in one Streptococcus pyogenes genomic window:
- a CDS encoding ABC-three component system middle component 7 — MQLPNKLYSYQKSTLAYLPRVLNEIKSRNSNVKDIFHAISEELDDPTDFLSIMDCLYALNAIEMSNEGEVKLCL, encoded by the coding sequence ATGCAATTACCAAATAAACTTTACTCCTATCAAAAAAGCACCCTTGCTTATTTGCCTAGAGTGCTAAATGAAATCAAAAGTAGAAACTCAAACGTCAAAGATATCTTTCACGCTATCTCAGAAGAGTTGGATGATCCTACAGATTTTCTATCCATAATGGATTGCTTGTATGCATTGAACGCTATTGAAATGTCTAATGAAGGAGAAGTAAAATTATGCTTATAG